In Thiospirochaeta perfilievii, a single window of DNA contains:
- a CDS encoding 3-dehydroquinate synthase yields the protein MSSYEFNFGQFKTAVGFYELENLIPDSGSLFIADENTSYLIPKKYLDRCVILPPGEEFKSWESIDKILTKAVDLELARDANFVGVGGGVICDMTAFAASLFMRGCSVTLIPTTLLSMADAALGGKTGVDFKGYKNLVGSFYPAKELRIAVDSLKTLSKREFLSGLAEVIKSAMIGDVELLEYIENSRDDILDLKKESLNYIINSCIKVKGRIVEEDLYEKSVRANLNLGHTFGHALESVTGFSTFSHGEGVVWGITKAMDTSLELGIVSKDYHSRILSLLKSYNYRLEADVKATDIIDAMKLDKKKKGGVVKFILQTAPGETLIREVPEDVLYSVLK from the coding sequence ATGAGTAGTTATGAATTTAATTTTGGACAGTTTAAAACAGCAGTAGGTTTTTACGAACTAGAAAACCTTATACCTGATAGTGGATCACTTTTTATCGCAGATGAAAATACATCCTATTTAATCCCTAAAAAATACTTAGATCGTTGTGTAATTCTACCCCCAGGGGAGGAGTTTAAATCCTGGGAGAGCATAGATAAAATACTTACTAAGGCAGTTGATTTAGAACTAGCTAGGGACGCTAACTTTGTAGGTGTAGGTGGTGGTGTAATATGTGATATGACAGCTTTTGCTGCATCTCTATTTATGCGAGGTTGTTCTGTAACCCTTATTCCCACAACCCTTTTATCCATGGCCGATGCAGCCCTTGGTGGTAAAACTGGAGTTGATTTTAAGGGGTATAAAAATTTAGTTGGTAGTTTTTATCCAGCTAAGGAGTTAAGGATTGCAGTAGACAGTTTAAAAACCCTAAGTAAAAGGGAGTTTTTATCCGGTCTTGCAGAGGTAATTAAGTCTGCTATGATTGGGGATGTAGAACTTTTAGAGTATATAGAAAATAGTAGAGATGATATTTTGGATTTAAAGAAAGAGTCCTTAAACTATATAATTAATAGCTGTATTAAGGTTAAGGGGAGAATTGTAGAGGAAGATCTATATGAGAAATCAGTTAGAGCAAACCTTAATTTAGGGCATACATTTGGTCACGCCCTAGAGAGTGTTACCGGTTTTTCAACATTTAGTCATGGAGAGGGTGTCGTTTGGGGTATAACTAAGGCCATGGATACTTCCCTGGAACTAGGTATTGTTTCTAAGGATTATCATAGTAGGATTCTCAGTTTATTAAAAAGTTATAACTATAGGTTAGAAGCGGATGTTAAAGCTACAGATATTATAGATGCAATGAAACTTGATAAAAAGAAAAAGGGTGGAGTTGTTAAATTTATACTTCAAACAGCCCCGGGAGAGACTCTAATTAGAGAAGTTCCCGAGGATGTTCTATATAGTGTTCTTAAATAG
- a CDS encoding oligonucleotide/oligosaccharide-binding fold domain-containing protein, whose amino-acid sequence MNPKELPVYKEKERILEAVKNNQVVIVESPTGSGKTTQLPLILNEAGYTTSGVIGITQPRRIATLSVSEYMAKQLKTTIPGYVGYKMRFDDQTVPTTALKIMTDGILLQEVKNDPLLSAYSVIIVDEAHERSLNIDFVLGLLKSILRQRADFKVIISSATLNTQSFSDYFFNAPIISIETKPYPVNLMYHPLKSDNTDELIRAITETVERNVINKEKGDGDFLIFLSGEKLIKDTVTALESSIVNKKLLVIPLYGRLSKEEQEKIFVKTPLFKTKVVVSTNIAETSVTIDGITCVLDSGLSKLNYYNPHTFTSSLIENSISKASADQRKGRAGRTAPGTCYRFYSKKDYELKDKYTPEEIFRTDLSEVVLRMSEIGIRDFHSFDFLSSPGKQGITGAVKTLQQFGALNSDNSLSSIGEMMVQFPLLPRHSRMIVESILRYPNVLNEVIIATSFISTRSPYALPPGEEIDAREAHASFGDENGDFSAYLKLFKMFNQAVKKDKFCKRFYLDEKIMFEIVNIHEQLSSIISEMGIPISLDAPFSFKEYIISLSAGLIQFIGAKTGRGIYRTPTTDKVIIHPGSVLFREKPDFIVAGEIVKTSRMYARSVSPLKKQWIKDISQDLYLDLITGGIMKGSNNKRERERETHKTKKDTTNQIYLGEYTFPIKQFRGNKYVEFNWFDIKPAVESIKWEEIPSLGNLRGELKFKNFVILKEAKVNKIFKAVKLINPESEIIMDFPSETFHINSLEDVEKLLIPSLKYVMNLTPVSKKKKSKNELGFLSLNTDNNGTYWFKSTKRFNTALNQSTEAISALANSSKNQVKPDSWSIINRVYSKLDSFYL is encoded by the coding sequence ATGAATCCAAAAGAATTGCCCGTATATAAAGAGAAAGAGAGAATACTAGAAGCAGTTAAAAATAATCAGGTTGTAATTGTAGAGAGTCCTACAGGATCTGGAAAAACAACCCAGCTACCACTTATATTAAACGAGGCTGGTTATACAACAAGCGGTGTTATTGGTATTACACAACCAAGAAGAATAGCAACACTCTCTGTTTCAGAGTATATGGCTAAACAGCTAAAAACAACAATCCCGGGTTATGTTGGGTATAAAATGAGGTTTGACGACCAAACAGTCCCGACAACTGCACTTAAAATAATGACAGATGGAATACTTCTCCAGGAAGTAAAAAATGACCCACTTTTATCTGCTTACAGTGTAATTATTGTAGATGAGGCCCATGAACGAAGTCTAAATATTGATTTTGTACTTGGTCTACTAAAGAGTATTTTAAGGCAAAGAGCCGATTTTAAAGTTATAATTTCATCAGCAACTTTAAATACCCAGAGTTTTTCTGATTACTTTTTTAATGCACCTATAATCTCTATAGAGACTAAACCCTACCCTGTAAATCTAATGTATCACCCACTAAAAAGTGACAATACAGATGAGCTAATAAGGGCTATAACAGAGACAGTAGAGCGTAATGTTATTAACAAAGAGAAGGGAGATGGAGATTTTTTAATCTTTCTATCCGGGGAAAAACTTATTAAAGATACTGTAACAGCCCTTGAGAGTTCAATTGTTAATAAAAAACTATTAGTAATCCCCCTATATGGTAGATTAAGTAAGGAAGAGCAGGAGAAGATTTTTGTTAAAACTCCCCTGTTTAAAACAAAGGTTGTAGTATCAACTAATATTGCAGAAACATCTGTAACAATTGATGGTATTACCTGTGTATTAGACTCTGGTTTAAGTAAACTAAATTACTACAACCCCCATACATTTACATCGTCCTTAATAGAAAACTCTATATCAAAGGCTTCGGCAGACCAAAGAAAAGGAAGGGCAGGAAGAACTGCCCCTGGAACCTGTTATAGATTTTACTCAAAAAAAGATTATGAACTAAAGGATAAATATACACCAGAAGAGATTTTTAGAACTGACCTATCCGAAGTTGTTTTAAGAATGTCAGAGATAGGAATTAGGGATTTCCACTCCTTTGACTTTTTATCATCCCCTGGGAAACAGGGTATAACAGGGGCTGTAAAAACCCTACAACAGTTTGGAGCATTAAATAGTGATAACTCTCTAAGTAGTATAGGAGAGATGATGGTACAGTTTCCCCTACTACCTAGACACTCTAGAATGATAGTAGAATCAATTTTAAGGTACCCTAATGTATTAAACGAAGTAATTATTGCAACAAGTTTTATTAGTACAAGAAGCCCCTACGCCCTACCTCCAGGGGAGGAAATAGATGCCAGGGAAGCCCATGCATCCTTTGGAGATGAAAATGGAGACTTCTCGGCCTATCTAAAACTTTTTAAAATGTTTAACCAAGCTGTAAAAAAGGATAAGTTTTGTAAAAGATTCTATTTAGATGAGAAGATAATGTTCGAAATTGTTAATATCCACGAGCAGTTAAGCTCGATTATTAGCGAAATGGGCATACCAATATCCCTAGATGCACCCTTTAGTTTTAAAGAGTATATTATTAGTTTAAGTGCTGGTTTAATACAGTTTATAGGAGCAAAAACCGGTAGAGGTATCTACCGAACTCCAACAACTGACAAGGTAATTATACACCCAGGATCCGTTCTTTTTAGGGAGAAACCAGACTTTATTGTAGCAGGAGAAATTGTAAAAACAAGCAGAATGTATGCAAGAAGTGTAAGCCCCTTAAAAAAACAGTGGATTAAGGATATATCCCAGGATTTATACCTGGACTTAATTACTGGTGGAATAATGAAGGGCTCTAATAATAAAAGGGAACGGGAGAGAGAGACACATAAAACTAAGAAAGATACTACTAATCAGATCTATTTAGGTGAGTATACATTCCCGATAAAACAGTTTAGAGGTAATAAGTATGTGGAGTTTAACTGGTTTGATATAAAACCTGCAGTAGAGAGTATAAAATGGGAAGAGATTCCATCCCTTGGTAACTTAAGAGGTGAGTTAAAGTTCAAAAACTTTGTAATTCTAAAAGAGGCAAAGGTTAATAAAATATTTAAAGCTGTAAAACTAATAAACCCTGAGTCTGAGATAATAATGGATTTTCCATCTGAGACTTTTCATATAAATAGCCTGGAGGATGTTGAGAAGTTATTAATACCATCCCTTAAATATGTTATGAATCTAACTCCTGTTAGTAAAAAGAAAAAGAGTAAAAACGAGTTAGGCTTTTTAAGCCTAAATACGGATAACAATGGAACATACTGGTTTAAGTCTACTAAGAGATTTAACACAGCATTAAACCAGAGTACCGAAGCAATTTCGGCATTGGCTAATAGCTCCAAAAACCAGGTAAAACCTGATAGTTGGAGTATTATAAATAGGGTTTATAGTAAGTTAGACTCTTTTTATCTGTAG